One part of the Deinococcus depolymerans genome encodes these proteins:
- the modA gene encoding molybdate ABC transporter substrate-binding protein, producing MKRLRRSCARVLLGALLLTGGARAATLTVFAASSLTDAFTEIGREFDRRSGNRTTFQFAGSQTLRAQLEGGARADVYASANDAQFTPLVGKIVTARQVFAGNTLSVIVPRGSARVKTLADLTRPGLRIVIAAPTVPVGEYTRRMLGAVDRAGTYGRDYSARFMKNVVSEEPSVRQVALKVQLGEADAAVVYSSDVTPALKRAVQVVALPSRFNMPAAYPVGVTVGARSGPEARAFVAFLLSADGQRTLRRWGFRPAP from the coding sequence GTGAAGCGGCTGCGCCGGTCCTGCGCCCGCGTCCTGCTGGGCGCGCTGCTCCTGACGGGCGGCGCGCGGGCCGCGACGCTGACCGTGTTCGCCGCGTCCTCCCTGACCGACGCCTTCACCGAGATCGGCCGGGAATTCGACCGGCGCAGCGGCAACCGCACCACCTTCCAGTTCGCCGGGTCGCAGACGCTGCGCGCCCAGCTGGAGGGCGGGGCGCGCGCCGACGTGTACGCCAGCGCGAACGACGCGCAGTTCACGCCGCTGGTCGGGAAGATCGTCACGGCGCGGCAGGTGTTCGCCGGGAACACCCTGAGCGTGATCGTCCCGCGCGGCAGCGCGCGCGTGAAGACCCTCGCGGACCTGACCCGGCCGGGCCTGCGCATCGTGATCGCCGCGCCGACCGTCCCGGTCGGGGAGTACACCCGGCGCATGCTGGGCGCCGTGGACCGCGCCGGCACCTACGGCCGGGACTACTCGGCGCGCTTCATGAAGAACGTCGTGAGCGAGGAACCCAGCGTGCGGCAGGTCGCGCTGAAGGTCCAGCTGGGCGAGGCGGACGCCGCCGTCGTGTACAGCAGCGACGTGACGCCCGCCCTGAAACGCGCCGTGCAGGTCGTCGCGCTGCCCAGCCGCTTCAACATGCCCGCCGCGTACCCGGTCGGCGTGACCGTGGGCGCCCGCAGCGGCCCGGAGGCGCGGGCGTTCGTGGCGTTCCTGCTCTCGGCCGACGGGCAGCGCACGCTGCGCCGCTGGGGGTTCCGCCCTGCGCCGTAG
- a CDS encoding sensor domain-containing diguanylate cyclase has product MSQEANAEQQRLAALARYAVLDTLPEHAFDRVTHLAARLFGAPIALISLVDQDRQWFKACLGLDTRQTDRSLSFCAHTILGDGVMVILDAWQDPRFARNGLVTGSPFIRFYAGAPLVTPDGFKLGSLCVIDTQPRAAFSAEDRASLADLAGIVVSELELRFAKRELETEVQGRAQMMNFLRETQAVNEALLGVSTLAQLELPPQDTAAFAIELVAQAAQVDWAALAAVDAGGSRALNMWNVTPAGQAFSELMPQHLPPGEGVVWTVARSGEARYEQHYASVSGASASVVQAGAQAVAWLPLGEFGGRSFVVLFALLRPQASWSARQRELFEAAASVMRQAMNMREITRQAETSARTDPLTGLGNRRSFLEDAGLPGGCLVAVDVDGLKRVNDSQGHAAGDELLRVFGRALRALGPERGAAYRIGGDEFALLLPGGGSDALVSGWVGGAVTAVHAAGFSDVDASFGVARWPDEVTDHAAALQLADTRLYHRKRERSPSR; this is encoded by the coding sequence ATGAGCCAGGAAGCGAACGCAGAACAGCAGCGGCTGGCCGCGCTGGCCCGGTACGCGGTGCTCGACACGTTGCCCGAGCACGCCTTCGACCGGGTCACGCACCTGGCGGCGCGGCTGTTCGGCGCTCCCATCGCGCTGATCTCGCTGGTGGATCAGGACCGGCAGTGGTTCAAGGCCTGCCTGGGCCTGGACACCCGCCAGACCGACCGGTCCCTGTCGTTCTGCGCGCACACCATCCTGGGTGACGGCGTGATGGTCATCCTGGACGCCTGGCAGGACCCGCGCTTTGCACGCAACGGACTGGTGACGGGGTCGCCGTTCATCCGTTTCTACGCGGGCGCGCCGCTCGTCACGCCGGACGGGTTCAAGCTCGGCAGTCTGTGCGTGATCGACACGCAGCCTCGCGCGGCGTTCAGTGCGGAGGACCGGGCGTCACTCGCCGATCTGGCCGGCATCGTGGTGAGCGAACTGGAGTTGCGTTTCGCGAAGCGGGAACTGGAGACCGAGGTGCAGGGGCGCGCCCAGATGATGAATTTCCTGCGTGAGACGCAGGCGGTGAACGAGGCGCTGCTGGGGGTCAGCACCCTGGCGCAGCTGGAACTGCCGCCGCAGGACACGGCGGCCTTCGCGATCGAACTGGTCGCGCAGGCCGCGCAGGTGGACTGGGCGGCGCTGGCCGCCGTGGATGCCGGGGGCAGCCGCGCGCTGAACATGTGGAATGTCACGCCGGCCGGGCAGGCCTTCTCGGAGCTGATGCCGCAGCATCTACCGCCGGGCGAGGGCGTCGTGTGGACGGTCGCGCGCAGCGGCGAGGCGCGCTACGAGCAGCATTACGCTTCGGTGTCCGGCGCGTCGGCGTCGGTGGTGCAGGCGGGCGCGCAGGCGGTCGCGTGGCTGCCGCTGGGTGAGTTCGGCGGGCGCAGCTTCGTGGTGCTGTTCGCGCTGCTGCGGCCGCAGGCCAGCTGGTCGGCGCGGCAGCGCGAGCTGTTCGAGGCGGCGGCCAGCGTCATGCGGCAGGCCATGAACATGCGGGAGATCACGCGGCAGGCCGAGACGTCGGCGCGCACGGATCCGCTGACCGGCCTGGGCAACCGCCGCTCGTTTCTGGAGGACGCGGGCCTGCCCGGCGGCTGCCTCGTGGCGGTGGACGTGGACGGCCTCAAGCGCGTGAACGACTCCCAGGGGCACGCGGCGGGCGACGAGCTGCTGCGGGTGTTCGGGCGGGCGCTGCGGGCGCTCGGTCCGGAGCGCGGCGCGGCCTACCGGATCGGCGGGGACGAGTTCGCGCTGCTGCTGCCGGGCGGCGGGAGCGACGCGCTGGTCAGCGGCTGGGTGGGCGGCGCCGTGACGGCGGTGCACGCGGCGGGCTTCAGCGACGTGGACGCCTCGTTCGGCGTGGCGCGCTGGCCGGACGAGGTGACGGATCACGCCGCGGCCCTGCAGCTGGCCGACACGCGGCTGTACCACCGCAAGCGCGAGCGGTCACCGTCTCGCTGA
- a CDS encoding substrate-binding domain-containing protein, translated as MTTRPDLTLHTRVRERRERLGLRPGDLARDLGISRQALHKIETGSSVPGTLLAFTLARALHCRVDDLFSLRGPGPHGQLQVRPAGPLLPGTRVVLARLPGDTHHADGQLLAVPLPASAFHVPADGHVTGEDPGPGGTRTAQLLAPVGDVLSAAARTAVLTGCDPALELLITHAARLDPAARVILRPASSLPALHAVAAGQAHAAGLHLWDETTGTSNLPFTQRTLGPATLFTLWTWEQGLLLAPGNPRQLRGPGDLSRPDVRLATREPGSGSRLLLDHWLRAAGVPDPHGRAPLTARSPLEAAALVASGQADAAPGPRSAALAAGLAFLPLQTERFDLAVPDAHARHPGVAALLGAARSAAFRADLQGLGGYDAAGSGEPWQRSLPHSPAPLEVQ; from the coding sequence ATGACCACCCGGCCGGACCTGACCCTGCACACGCGGGTACGTGAACGGCGCGAGCGGCTGGGCCTGCGACCCGGCGACCTCGCGCGGGACCTGGGCATCTCACGTCAGGCGCTGCACAAGATCGAGACCGGCAGCTCGGTTCCGGGCACGCTGCTGGCCTTCACGCTCGCCCGCGCGCTGCACTGCCGGGTCGACGATCTGTTCAGCCTGCGCGGTCCCGGCCCGCACGGGCAGCTGCAGGTCCGGCCGGCCGGGCCCCTCCTGCCCGGCACGCGCGTCGTGCTGGCCCGCCTGCCGGGCGACACCCACCACGCAGACGGGCAGCTGCTCGCCGTGCCGCTGCCCGCCTCGGCCTTCCACGTGCCGGCCGACGGTCACGTGACCGGCGAGGACCCCGGACCCGGCGGAACGCGGACCGCGCAGCTGCTCGCCCCGGTCGGGGACGTCCTGAGCGCCGCCGCCCGCACGGCCGTCCTGACCGGCTGCGACCCGGCGCTGGAACTGCTGATCACCCACGCCGCCCGGCTCGACCCCGCCGCGCGGGTGATCCTGCGCCCGGCGTCCAGCCTGCCGGCCCTGCACGCCGTGGCGGCCGGGCAGGCCCACGCGGCCGGCCTGCACCTGTGGGACGAGACGACCGGCACCTCGAACCTGCCGTTCACGCAGCGCACGCTGGGACCCGCCACGCTGTTCACGCTGTGGACCTGGGAACAGGGCCTGCTGCTGGCCCCGGGCAATCCGCGCCAGCTGCGCGGTCCCGGCGACCTGAGCCGCCCCGACGTGCGCCTCGCCACCCGCGAACCCGGGTCCGGCAGCCGGCTGCTGCTGGACCACTGGCTGCGCGCGGCGGGCGTCCCGGACCCGCACGGCCGGGCGCCGCTCACCGCGCGCAGTCCGCTGGAGGCCGCGGCGCTCGTGGCGTCCGGGCAGGCGGACGCCGCGCCGGGACCACGTTCGGCGGCGCTGGCGGCCGGACTGGCCTTCCTTCCGCTGCAGACCGAACGCTTCGACCTGGCCGTCCCCGACGCGCACGCCCGGCACCCGGGCGTCGCGGCGCTGCTCGGCGCGGCCCGCAGCGCCGCGTTCCGCGCCGACCTGCAGGGCCTGGGCGGGTACGACGCCGCGGGGTCCGGCGAGCCCTGGCAGCGCAGCCTCCCCCACTCCCCGGCTCCCCTGGAGGTCCAGTGA
- a CDS encoding HD domain-containing phosphohydrolase → MTQRPNAQPGRPAALGRSLLTFLTSQPEFMLLTVDAQGRIEAAQGNVAGLLGTAPETLPGQSLADLLVPEDRAALDGLTDQTRRLTGRLRSGGGGRWCELNVLPLDRPGERLVFVRDLSAQRAAEDRTRALEARRQALLDVATDAIVTIDRHGRVVVWNRAAERTFGYSEQDALHQPLVNLIVPPEARAAHLSGMSRHQQTGEGRFSGRRVELQAVRRDGERLLVAVSMTPVLIEGELFYTAFIQDLTQQQAAQRQLREQALHLNLMYEQLPVLSWTTDQDLRVRMVSGGGLARLNLDSAPLVGQRIADLLRGSSHAEQGVSAHMSALAGQRGRYTHPFREHLFEVQVSPLHSESGQTVGTVALATDVTDQRREEIGEQYRARVLRSIATGEPLGDTLHLIADLLAQQASRLQVQLLTVRGGTLQTAPGRPLPPELAGVFSGPVRPEALHPAWVTALHSRDLTVCALNEDGSWTPFRLATARMGVRALWLMPVTSRTGEVIGVIAAYRAAPGGPSVRLAGLLGQAAQLMTVAVEQDQYLQTILTTREETLRTLGVALEFRDYETKGHTDRVVRLSLDLARRLGLSGEQQDELRRGAYLHDLGKIAIPDQILLKPGRPTPDEWELIRRHPVTGYEMLRHTPALGAACLEVVLHHHEHWNGNGYPHGLAGARIPLLARVFAVVDTFDALTSARPYKAAWPEDQALAELEGMAGRVLDPQLVAAFVQLRRAARPGGAPAGPDG, encoded by the coding sequence ATGACGCAGCGACCGAACGCACAACCCGGCCGGCCGGCCGCCCTCGGGCGTAGCCTGCTCACGTTCCTCACCTCGCAGCCCGAGTTCATGCTGCTGACCGTGGACGCCCAGGGGCGGATCGAGGCGGCGCAGGGCAACGTGGCCGGGCTGCTGGGCACCGCGCCGGAGACGCTGCCGGGGCAGTCACTGGCCGACCTGCTGGTGCCCGAGGACCGCGCCGCGCTGGACGGCCTGACGGATCAGACGCGCCGCCTGACCGGGCGGCTGCGGAGCGGTGGGGGTGGGCGCTGGTGCGAACTGAACGTGCTGCCACTGGACCGTCCGGGGGAACGGCTGGTGTTCGTGCGGGACCTCTCGGCGCAGCGGGCCGCCGAGGACCGTACGCGGGCGCTGGAAGCCCGGCGGCAGGCGCTGCTGGACGTCGCCACGGACGCGATCGTCACCATCGACCGGCATGGGCGGGTGGTGGTCTGGAACCGCGCGGCGGAACGGACCTTCGGGTACAGCGAGCAGGACGCGCTGCACCAGCCGCTGGTGAACCTGATCGTGCCGCCGGAGGCGCGGGCCGCGCACCTGAGTGGCATGAGCCGGCACCAGCAGACCGGCGAGGGGCGGTTCTCGGGCCGGCGGGTGGAACTGCAGGCGGTCCGGCGGGACGGGGAGCGGCTGCTGGTGGCGGTCAGCATGACGCCGGTCCTGATCGAGGGGGAGCTGTTCTACACGGCGTTCATTCAGGACCTGACGCAGCAGCAGGCGGCGCAGCGGCAACTGCGTGAGCAGGCGCTGCACCTGAACCTGATGTACGAGCAACTGCCGGTCCTGTCCTGGACGACCGATCAGGACCTGCGGGTGAGGATGGTCTCGGGCGGGGGGCTGGCGCGGCTGAACCTCGACTCGGCGCCGCTGGTGGGGCAGCGGATCGCGGACCTGCTGCGCGGGTCCTCCCACGCCGAGCAGGGGGTGAGCGCACACATGTCGGCGCTGGCGGGGCAGCGGGGCCGGTACACGCATCCGTTCCGGGAGCACCTGTTCGAGGTGCAGGTCAGTCCGCTGCACAGCGAGTCGGGCCAGACGGTGGGCACCGTGGCGCTGGCGACCGACGTGACCGACCAGCGGCGTGAGGAGATCGGCGAGCAGTACCGGGCGCGGGTGCTGCGGTCCATCGCGACCGGGGAGCCGCTGGGCGACACGCTGCACCTGATCGCCGACCTGCTCGCGCAGCAGGCCTCACGCCTGCAGGTGCAGCTGCTGACCGTGCGCGGCGGGACGCTGCAGACCGCGCCGGGGCGGCCGCTGCCGCCGGAACTGGCGGGCGTGTTCAGCGGCCCGGTGCGGCCCGAGGCGCTGCATCCGGCGTGGGTGACGGCCCTGCACAGCCGCGACCTGACGGTCTGCGCACTGAACGAGGATGGAAGCTGGACGCCGTTCCGGCTGGCGACGGCGCGGATGGGCGTGCGGGCGCTGTGGCTGATGCCGGTCACGTCCCGGACGGGTGAGGTGATCGGCGTGATCGCCGCGTACCGCGCCGCGCCGGGCGGCCCGTCGGTGCGGCTGGCGGGGCTGCTGGGGCAGGCGGCGCAGCTGATGACGGTCGCGGTCGAGCAGGACCAGTACCTGCAGACGATCCTCACGACCCGGGAGGAGACGCTGCGGACCCTGGGGGTGGCGCTGGAATTCCGGGATTACGAGACCAAGGGGCACACCGACCGGGTGGTGCGGCTGAGCCTGGACCTGGCGCGCCGGCTGGGGCTGAGCGGGGAGCAGCAGGACGAGTTGCGGCGCGGCGCGTACCTGCACGATCTGGGCAAGATCGCCATCCCGGACCAGATTCTGCTCAAGCCGGGGCGGCCCACCCCCGACGAGTGGGAACTGATCCGGCGGCATCCGGTGACCGGGTACGAGATGCTGCGGCACACGCCGGCGCTGGGCGCGGCCTGCCTGGAGGTGGTGCTGCACCACCACGAGCACTGGAACGGCAACGGCTACCCGCACGGGCTGGCCGGCGCGCGGATACCGCTGCTGGCGCGGGTGTTCGCGGTGGTGGACACCTTCGACGCGCTGACCTCGGCGCGGCCGTACAAGGCGGCGTGGCCGGAAGACCAGGCGCTGGCGGAACTGGAAGGCATGGCGGGGCGGGTGCTGGACCCGCAGCTGGTCGCGGCGTTCGTGCAGTTGCGGCGCGCGGCGCGGCCGGGGGGGGCGCCCGCCGGGCCGGACGGCTGA
- a CDS encoding glycoside hydrolase family 53 protein → MNSRLLPLTALLALALPACSAATPPQTDAFMRGVDVSEARDAERSGVQFRDLDGQVKPALQLIRDHRYDWVRVRLMIDPDGRYGLTQDLPYVKAVMLDARNHNLKVLLDLHYSHWWADPGGQWLPDRWKGQDTAALSASVYDYTRGVMNELTAQGTPPDMVQVGNEINGGMLWEPGRIRNDDMTTFATLANAGTRAVHDAQPGTPVMIHIAKIGSADDTASWYRAFAKAGGQFDTIGLSYYPMWHGTFDDLGNAIRQLKEAFGKPVIVAETALYWDTNEKGYDNVPYPQTRQGQLDYLRALTPVVRQAGGSGLFYWGAFWSQSRRWLKADWTDDDASRRSLFDDDARATPAIDGLN, encoded by the coding sequence ATGAATTCCAGACTGTTGCCGCTCACCGCCCTGCTGGCCCTCGCGCTGCCCGCCTGCTCCGCGGCCACCCCCCCACAGACCGACGCGTTCATGCGCGGCGTGGACGTCTCCGAGGCCCGGGACGCCGAGCGCAGCGGCGTGCAGTTCCGCGACCTGGACGGACAGGTGAAACCGGCGCTGCAGCTCATCCGGGATCACCGCTACGACTGGGTGCGGGTGCGCCTGATGATCGACCCGGACGGCCGCTACGGCCTGACCCAGGACCTGCCGTACGTGAAGGCCGTGATGCTCGACGCGCGGAACCACAACCTGAAGGTGCTGCTCGACCTGCACTACTCGCACTGGTGGGCCGATCCCGGCGGGCAGTGGCTCCCGGACCGCTGGAAGGGCCAGGACACGGCTGCCCTGAGCGCCTCGGTGTACGACTACACGCGCGGCGTCATGAACGAACTGACGGCGCAGGGCACCCCGCCGGACATGGTGCAGGTCGGGAACGAGATCAACGGCGGGATGCTGTGGGAACCGGGCCGCATCCGCAACGACGACATGACCACCTTCGCGACCCTGGCGAACGCCGGCACGCGCGCCGTGCACGACGCCCAGCCCGGCACGCCCGTCATGATCCACATCGCCAAGATCGGCTCGGCCGACGACACCGCCTCGTGGTACCGCGCCTTCGCGAAGGCCGGCGGGCAGTTCGACACCATCGGCCTGTCGTACTACCCGATGTGGCACGGCACCTTCGACGACCTGGGCAACGCCATCCGGCAGCTGAAAGAGGCGTTCGGGAAACCCGTGATCGTCGCCGAGACGGCGCTGTACTGGGACACCAACGAGAAGGGCTACGACAACGTCCCGTACCCGCAGACCCGTCAGGGACAGCTGGACTACCTGCGGGCCCTCACGCCGGTCGTGCGGCAGGCGGGCGGCAGCGGCCTGTTCTACTGGGGCGCCTTCTGGTCCCAGAGCCGCCGCTGGCTGAAGGCCGACTGGACCGACGACGACGCCTCGCGCCGCTCGCTGTTCGACGACGACGCCCGCGCCACGCCCGCCATCGACGGCCTGAACTGA
- a CDS encoding ABC transporter permease, whose amino-acid sequence MTAFLLLPTLALLARGLNASFLPTLLSPAVTDTLRVSLWTTGLSALLTVGLVTPVAFLLARFDFRGKAVLETLLDLPVVLPPVVAGLGLLLTFGRQGLLGAPLELAGLNLAFTPAAVVMAQLFTSAPFYLRAARAGFSSVDRDAEQAARVDGASGAQVFRLITWPLAFPFLLEGLVLAWARALGEFGATILFAGSLQGRTRTVTLAVYAALESDLGPALVLSAVMVCVAFTVLLVVRSLAARRG is encoded by the coding sequence ATGACCGCGTTCCTGCTGCTGCCCACGCTGGCGCTGCTGGCCCGCGGCCTGAACGCCTCGTTCCTGCCGACCCTCCTGAGTCCGGCCGTGACCGACACGCTGCGCGTGAGCCTGTGGACGACCGGCCTGAGCGCCCTGCTGACCGTGGGGCTGGTCACGCCGGTCGCGTTCCTGCTGGCCCGCTTCGACTTCCGGGGCAAGGCGGTACTCGAAACCCTGCTGGACCTGCCGGTCGTGCTGCCGCCGGTCGTGGCGGGCCTGGGCCTGCTGCTCACCTTCGGCCGTCAGGGGCTGCTGGGCGCCCCGCTGGAACTGGCGGGCCTGAATCTGGCGTTCACGCCGGCCGCGGTGGTCATGGCGCAGCTGTTCACGTCCGCGCCGTTCTACCTGCGGGCCGCCCGCGCGGGCTTCAGCAGCGTGGACCGCGACGCGGAGCAGGCCGCGCGGGTGGACGGGGCCAGCGGCGCGCAGGTGTTCCGTCTGATCACGTGGCCGCTGGCCTTCCCGTTCCTGCTCGAGGGCCTGGTGCTGGCCTGGGCGCGTGCGCTGGGCGAGTTCGGCGCGACGATCCTGTTCGCCGGGTCGTTGCAGGGCCGCACGCGCACCGTGACGCTCGCCGTGTACGCCGCGCTGGAAAGCGACCTGGGTCCGGCGCTGGTGCTGTCGGCCGTGATGGTGTGCGTGGCGTTCACGGTGCTGCTGGTCGTCCGCAGTCTCGCGGCCCGGCGCGGCTGA
- a CDS encoding beta-galactosidase encodes MRDSTHPSSLSTLRPAPLLLGVCDYPEHVDPASWPEHARQQRALGLRFVRLAEFAWSRLEPRPGEFDWAWLDRAIEVAVAAGLQVVLCTPTAAPPAWLVEAHPEILPVGRDGRRRTAGSRRHADLSSPAFREASARITQAMAGRYGAHPALIGWQTDNEFGWGDTAQGFTPAAQAAFQAWLRGRYGTTDALNDAWGNVFWSMEYSDWAQIPLPGQGVSASSPSHVLDFMRFSSAQVASFQADQVALLRRYSPGRFVTHNFMGFFSAFDHYEVAAGLDFAAWDNYPTGTLGALDEWKLLDPAFALTYARTGHPDVTAFNHDLYRGLTGAGRGLWILEQQCGQVDWAPSNPLPAPGAVNLWTAQAWAHGADAVTYFRWQAATMAQEILHSGLLRHDGTPDRGAAEVAGIDPARYPCVPVRNRVALLHDYESLWLYGAQPHAQHLNYWAQVFTYYRELRRLGVDVDILHPDSPLDRYDLIVAPALTLMTPERARHLHAAAGRSRVVFGPRTAFRTASGRAAQTALGGLLAQLTGARLQNFDSLPVGLPQAVGGHRADLWAESYVPEDPATEVLHRYEGGPLDGEAAVTRRGLVTLIGAHSPGLIGEVLAGALRAANIPTLDLPEGVRLSRRGEVTLLQNWNARPVTWCALELAPVSTTFLRTAEVQARAAPHLHPSPDPPPAASAGPRLKEST; translated from the coding sequence ATGCGCGATTCCACCCACCCCTCCAGCCTGTCCACCCTGCGGCCCGCGCCGCTGCTGCTGGGTGTGTGCGACTACCCCGAACACGTCGACCCCGCCAGCTGGCCCGAACACGCCCGGCAGCAGCGGGCGCTGGGCCTGCGCTTCGTGCGGCTGGCCGAATTCGCCTGGAGCCGCCTGGAACCCCGCCCCGGCGAGTTCGACTGGGCCTGGCTGGACCGGGCCATCGAGGTCGCGGTCGCGGCGGGCCTGCAGGTGGTGCTGTGCACCCCGACCGCCGCGCCCCCCGCGTGGCTGGTCGAGGCGCACCCGGAGATCCTCCCGGTCGGCCGTGACGGACGGCGCCGCACCGCCGGGTCGCGCCGGCACGCGGACCTCAGCAGCCCGGCGTTCCGGGAGGCGTCCGCGCGGATCACGCAGGCCATGGCCGGGCGGTACGGCGCGCACCCGGCCCTGATCGGCTGGCAGACCGACAACGAGTTCGGGTGGGGCGACACCGCGCAGGGCTTCACGCCCGCCGCGCAGGCGGCCTTCCAGGCGTGGCTGCGCGGGCGCTACGGCACCACCGACGCCCTGAACGACGCGTGGGGGAACGTGTTCTGGAGCATGGAGTACAGCGACTGGGCGCAGATCCCGCTGCCCGGTCAGGGCGTGTCGGCCAGCAGTCCGTCGCACGTGCTGGACTTCATGCGCTTCAGTTCCGCGCAGGTCGCGTCATTCCAGGCGGATCAGGTGGCGCTGCTGCGCCGATACTCGCCGGGGCGCTTCGTGACGCACAACTTCATGGGCTTCTTCAGCGCCTTCGACCACTACGAGGTGGCCGCCGGACTGGATTTCGCCGCTTGGGACAACTACCCGACCGGCACGCTGGGCGCCCTGGACGAGTGGAAGCTGCTGGACCCGGCGTTCGCGCTGACGTACGCCCGCACCGGCCACCCGGACGTCACGGCCTTCAACCACGACCTGTACCGGGGCCTGACCGGCGCCGGGCGGGGCCTTTGGATCCTGGAACAGCAGTGCGGGCAGGTGGACTGGGCGCCCAGCAACCCGCTGCCCGCGCCGGGCGCCGTGAACCTGTGGACGGCGCAGGCCTGGGCGCACGGCGCGGACGCCGTGACGTACTTCCGCTGGCAGGCCGCGACCATGGCGCAGGAGATCCTGCACTCGGGCCTGCTGCGCCACGACGGCACGCCCGACCGGGGCGCGGCCGAGGTCGCGGGCATCGACCCGGCCCGCTACCCCTGCGTGCCGGTCCGCAACCGCGTGGCGCTGCTGCACGACTACGAGAGCCTGTGGCTGTACGGCGCGCAGCCGCACGCGCAGCACCTGAACTACTGGGCGCAGGTGTTCACGTACTACCGCGAGCTGCGCCGCCTGGGCGTGGACGTGGACATCCTGCACCCGGACAGCCCGCTCGACCGTTACGACCTGATCGTCGCGCCGGCCCTGACCCTGATGACCCCGGAACGCGCCCGGCACCTGCACGCCGCCGCCGGACGCAGCCGCGTGGTGTTCGGGCCGCGCACCGCCTTCCGCACCGCGTCCGGCCGGGCCGCGCAGACCGCGCTGGGCGGCCTCCTGGCGCAGCTGACCGGCGCGCGGCTCCAGAACTTCGATTCGCTGCCGGTGGGCCTGCCGCAGGCGGTCGGCGGGCACCGCGCGGACCTGTGGGCCGAAAGTTACGTGCCCGAGGACCCCGCCACCGAGGTCCTGCACCGCTACGAGGGTGGCCCGCTGGACGGCGAGGCGGCCGTGACCCGGCGCGGACTGGTCACCCTGATCGGCGCGCACAGCCCCGGCCTGATCGGCGAGGTGCTGGCCGGGGCGCTGCGGGCCGCGAACATCCCCACCCTGGACCTGCCCGAGGGCGTGCGCCTGTCCCGGCGCGGCGAGGTGACGCTCCTGCAGAACTGGAACGCGCGGCCCGTGACGTGGTGCGCCCTGGAGCTTGCGCCCGTCAGCACCACGTTCCTGCGGACCGCCGAGGTGCAGGCCCGCGCCGCGCCGCACCTGCACCCCTCACCCGACCCCCCGCCCGCCGCATCTGCCGGGCCCCGCCTCAAGGAGTCCACATGA
- a CDS encoding LacI family DNA-binding transcriptional regulator — MRACTPVTLADVAALAGVSQQTVSRVVNNLPNVSARTRARVTQAAAQLDYVPNRLATSLARQRTFTVGFVTNDLSLHAPSQLTAGIERAARAAGYSLIVSIVPEDSLAAVTQAVRALRERQVDGVLINASMTPADATALRRRLPDLACVFMDVTPDTPVPASLLDQEYGARLAARHLLDLGHTRVAFITPPGQAVVENTREHGWRHVLAEHDLTPVAAVSGDWSPHGGYLAAQTLLAGPPFTALLVANDQMAVGALRALWERGLNVPADVSVIGYDDTPESALLIPPLSTVRQDFPTLGARAFTHLLAQFTQDPPPAPVVTRPELILRSSTAPPQAPDRAAVQDALALLARHLAARG, encoded by the coding sequence ATGCGTGCCTGTACCCCCGTCACCCTCGCGGACGTCGCCGCCCTCGCCGGGGTGTCGCAGCAGACCGTCTCGCGGGTCGTGAACAACCTGCCGAACGTCTCGGCCCGCACCCGCGCGCGCGTCACGCAGGCGGCCGCGCAGCTCGACTACGTGCCCAACCGCCTCGCCACCAGCCTCGCGCGGCAGCGGACCTTCACGGTCGGCTTCGTCACGAACGACCTGTCCCTGCACGCCCCGTCCCAGCTGACCGCCGGCATCGAACGCGCCGCCCGCGCCGCCGGGTACAGCCTGATCGTCTCCATCGTCCCGGAAGACAGCCTCGCGGCCGTCACGCAGGCCGTCCGCGCCCTGCGCGAGCGGCAGGTGGACGGCGTCCTCATCAACGCCTCCATGACCCCCGCCGACGCGACCGCGCTGCGCCGCCGCCTCCCCGACCTCGCGTGCGTGTTCATGGACGTCACCCCGGACACCCCGGTGCCTGCCTCGCTGCTCGACCAGGAGTACGGCGCCCGCCTCGCCGCCCGGCACCTGCTGGACCTCGGGCACACCCGCGTCGCGTTCATCACGCCGCCCGGACAGGCGGTCGTCGAGAACACCCGCGAACACGGCTGGCGGCACGTGCTGGCCGAGCACGACCTGACGCCGGTCGCGGCCGTCAGCGGCGACTGGAGCCCGCACGGCGGGTACCTCGCCGCGCAGACCCTGCTGGCCGGCCCGCCCTTCACCGCGCTGCTCGTCGCCAACGACCAGATGGCCGTCGGCGCGCTGCGCGCCCTGTGGGAACGCGGCCTGAACGTCCCGGCCGACGTCTCGGTCATCGGGTACGACGACACCCCGGAGAGCGCGCTGCTGATCCCGCCGCTCAGCACCGTCCGGCAGGACTTCCCCACGCTGGGCGCCCGCGCGTTCACGCACCTGCTCGCGCAGTTCACGCAGGACCCGCCGCCCGCCCCGGTCGTGACCCGCCCGGAACTGATCCTGCGCTCCAGCACCGCCCCGCCCCAGGCACCGGACCGGGCCGCCGTGCAGGACGCACTGGCCCTGCTGGCCCGGCACCTCGCGGCGCGCGGGTAG